The following proteins are encoded in a genomic region of Cydia strobilella chromosome 19, ilCydStro3.1, whole genome shotgun sequence:
- the LOC134749831 gene encoding aldo-keto reductase AKR2E4-like has translation MWFAILLCLGIQTIMAGKAPVIELNDGIKIPVVALGTGRGTASDTPIDEVRQAVFWAIEEGYRHIDTAAIYQDEPQVGQGIADAIAKGLVKREDLFVTTKLWNDRHAEDQVVPALRESLNRLGLDYVDLYLIHFPVALNADGSPSDVDYVETWRGMEEAKKLGLAKSIGVSNFNSSQLDRLFENSQVKPAVNQVEVNPTLTQEPLVSHCQKLGVAVMAYSPFGFLVSRKTTDTPPPRSDDPTLVAIANKYGKSTSQVVLRYLLDRGLIIIPKSTNQKRLAQNLDLFDFKLTVEEVATIGQFNKNVRVIDPKTWKDFPNYPFERD, from the exons ATGTGGTTCGCGATCCTACTGTGTCTCGGAATTCAG ACGATAATGGCGGGCAAGGCACCCGTCATCGAGCTGAACGACGGGATTAAGATTCCAGTCGTGGCTCTTGGCACCGGCAGAGGGACCGCGTCAGAT ACACCAATCGACGAAGTTCGTCAAGCAGTGTTCTGGGCTATCGAGGAGGGTTATCGCCACATAGACACTGCTGCCATCTATCAGGACGAGCCGCAAGTTGGACAGGGCATTGCCGACGCCATAGCCAAAGGCTTGGTCAAGAGGGAAGACTTGTTCGTCACTACTAAG TTATGGAACGACAGGCACGCCGAGGACCAAGTGGTGCCGGCGCTCCGGGAGTCTCTCAACAGACTCGGCTTGGACTATGTTGACCTTTACTTGATCCACTTCCCGGTAGCACtgaat GCTGACGGGTCGCCTTCGGACGTCGATTACGTAGAAACGTGGAGGGGCATGGAAGAGGCCAAGAAGCTAGGCCTCGCCAAGTCCATTGGGGTATCCAACTTCAACAGCTCTCAACTGGACAGACTCTTCGAGAACAGTCAGGTCAAACCTGCTGTTAATCAAGTAgag GTTAACCCAACTCTAACGCAAGAGCCCCTAGTGTCCCATTGTCAGAAACTAGGTGTGGCCGTGATGGCGTACAGCCCGTTCGGATTCCTCGTTTCCCGCAAAACTACGGACACCCCTCCACCGCGCAGTGATGATCCTACGCTGGTCGCCATTGCGAACAAATACGGAAAGAGCACTAGTCAAGTTGTTCTACGGTATCTG CTTGACAGAGGCCTTATCATCATCCCCAAGTCTACAAACCAAAAGCGCCTGGCACAGAACCTGGACCTGTTCGACTTCAAGCTGACAGTCGAGGAGGTGGCCACCATAGGACAGTTCAACAAGAACGTTAGGGTCATCGACCCGAAGACCTGGAAGGATTTTCCTAACTACCCTTTTGAAAGggattaa